One window from the genome of Pseudanabaena yagii GIHE-NHR1 encodes:
- the trpB gene encoding tryptophan synthase subunit beta produces MTTTPIAPKTTPTLTNRPDALGRFGIFGGKYVPETLMSALTELETAFYHYKNDPDFNNELDGYLRDYVGRPSPLYFAERLTQHYGTAQIYLKREDLNHTGAHKINNALAQVLLAIRMGKKRVIAETGAGQHGVATATVCARFGLQCVIYMGVQDMERQALNVFRMKLMGAEVRPVEAGTGTLKDATSEAIRDWVTNVVDTHYILGSVAGPHPYPMIVRDFHAVIGKESRRQSQEKWGGLPDILLACVGGGSNAMGLFHEFVDEPSVRLIGVEAAGKGTNTEFHAATLTLGRVGVLHGAMSYLLQDEQGQVQEAHSISAGLDYPGVGPEHSYLKDLGRAEYYSVTDQEALDAFQRLSRLEGIIPALETSHAIAYLETLCPQLTPDQRIIINCSGRGDKDVNTVIQHLHL; encoded by the coding sequence ATGACCACAACGCCGATCGCTCCTAAAACAACGCCTACACTTACCAATCGTCCCGACGCATTAGGACGGTTTGGCATCTTTGGTGGCAAATATGTCCCCGAAACCCTCATGAGTGCTCTTACTGAGCTAGAAACTGCCTTTTATCATTACAAAAACGATCCAGACTTTAACAACGAGCTAGATGGCTACTTGCGGGACTATGTGGGTAGACCAAGCCCTCTATACTTTGCGGAGAGATTGACACAGCACTATGGCACGGCACAGATTTACCTGAAGCGAGAAGATCTCAACCACACAGGCGCACATAAAATTAACAATGCCCTAGCTCAAGTTCTCCTTGCGATCCGTATGGGCAAAAAGCGCGTTATTGCCGAGACAGGTGCAGGACAACATGGGGTCGCTACAGCCACGGTTTGCGCTAGATTTGGTTTGCAATGCGTGATTTATATGGGCGTGCAGGATATGGAGCGCCAAGCCCTGAATGTCTTCCGTATGAAGCTCATGGGTGCAGAAGTCCGTCCTGTTGAAGCAGGTACTGGCACACTCAAGGATGCTACCTCTGAGGCAATTCGCGACTGGGTAACGAATGTTGTCGATACCCATTACATTCTTGGTTCCGTAGCTGGTCCCCATCCCTATCCGATGATTGTGCGTGATTTCCATGCGGTAATTGGCAAAGAGAGTCGTCGCCAGAGCCAAGAAAAATGGGGCGGCTTACCAGACATTCTGCTTGCCTGTGTCGGTGGTGGGTCTAATGCGATGGGACTATTCCATGAATTTGTGGATGAACCATCTGTGCGCCTCATCGGTGTCGAAGCCGCAGGTAAGGGGACAAATACGGAATTCCATGCAGCAACTTTAACCCTTGGGCGCGTGGGTGTCCTCCATGGAGCAATGAGCTATCTACTTCAAGATGAGCAAGGTCAAGTCCAAGAAGCCCATTCCATTAGTGCTGGCTTAGATTATCCTGGAGTTGGTCCTGAGCATAGTTATCTCAAGGATCTTGGTCGTGCTGAATATTACAGCGTCACCGATCAAGAAGCTCTCGATGCTTTCCAACGTCTCTCACGTTTGGAAGGAATTATTCCCGCTTTGGAAACATCCCATGCGATCGCCTATCTCGAAACTCTCTGCCCACAACTAACACCCGATCAGCGCATCATCATTAACTGCTCTGGTCGTGGTGATAAAGATGTCAACACCGTAATTCAGCACTTACATCTATAA
- a CDS encoding class II fructose-bisphosphate aldolase, whose translation MLSSTRELLETARRNAYAIGAFNVYNLEGVKAVVNAAEISRSPAMLQLHPSALKYGKLPLVRMCIEAAKSANVPISIHLDHSTSAADIRLALDAGVRSIMADGSPMPYKENLRFTRDMTAISHKFHAIVEAEIGRISGTEDGLTIAEKEAKMTDPLQALEFVQQTKVDALAVTIGNVHGEYKSPPRLDFARLEKIRSLVDIPLVLHGASGLPKEMIERSIQLGVCKFNVNTEVRQAYMQSLKLEICGDSPKDLLEIAGEAIAAMQEVIIDKLNLFGSVGKAHLHETPYAELLATRAHT comes from the coding sequence ATGTTGAGTTCAACTAGGGAACTTCTAGAAACTGCGCGTCGTAATGCCTATGCGATCGGCGCATTTAATGTCTATAACTTAGAAGGCGTAAAAGCTGTGGTCAATGCTGCGGAAATTAGTCGTAGTCCTGCCATGTTGCAATTACATCCTAGTGCGCTCAAGTATGGCAAACTTCCCTTAGTGAGAATGTGCATTGAGGCAGCAAAGTCAGCAAATGTGCCCATCTCGATCCATCTTGATCACAGTACTTCGGCGGCGGATATTCGCTTAGCCCTCGATGCTGGCGTGCGATCAATCATGGCAGATGGTTCACCCATGCCCTACAAAGAAAACTTGAGATTCACTAGGGACATGACTGCAATCTCTCATAAGTTCCATGCGATCGTTGAAGCAGAAATTGGCAGAATCAGTGGTACTGAAGATGGACTCACCATCGCTGAGAAAGAAGCAAAGATGACCGATCCACTTCAAGCTTTAGAATTTGTGCAGCAAACTAAGGTTGATGCTTTAGCTGTCACCATTGGTAATGTTCATGGTGAATATAAAAGTCCACCCCGTCTAGATTTTGCTCGTCTGGAAAAGATTCGTAGTCTGGTGGATATTCCCTTAGTTTTACATGGTGCTTCGGGTTTACCCAAGGAGATGATTGAGCGATCGATTCAATTGGGAGTATGTAAATTTAATGTCAATACGGAAGTGCGCCAAGCCTATATGCAGTCGCTCAAGTTAGAAATTTGCGGTGATAGTCCTAAGGATTTATTAGAAATCGCAGGGGAAGCGATCGCTGCCATGCAGGAAGTAATCATCGACAAGCTCAACCTGTTTGGCTCCGTTGGCAAAGCCCATCTCCACGAAACTCCCTATGCAGAGTTATTAGCAACACGAGCACATACCTAA
- a CDS encoding alpha/beta fold hydrolase, whose protein sequence is MLITENIETRDRLHSSLSTWTWQGHQIQYSVTGSGTPLVLIHGFGASIGHWKKNIPAWAEAGYQVFALDLLGFGASAKPALDYSLELWEELLRDFHQELVQRPAIFIGNSIGALLALMLAANSPEIAIGAVLLNAAGGLNHRPEELNLPLRLVMGAFAKLVSSEVTGKFVFNQVRQKRNIRNSLRQVYRNHQAIDDDLVDMLYQPSCDEGAQKVFASILTAPAGPRTSDLLAKIEKPLLVLWGDADPWTPINGAKVYQEASKTKDIQLIPIPNTGHCPHDDRPEIVNALVIHWLQKLL, encoded by the coding sequence ATGTTAATTACCGAAAATATCGAAACTCGCGATCGCCTCCACAGCTCATTGTCAACATGGACATGGCAAGGACATCAAATCCAATATTCCGTCACGGGTTCAGGTACACCTCTAGTGTTGATTCATGGCTTTGGCGCGTCCATCGGTCACTGGAAAAAGAATATTCCCGCATGGGCGGAAGCTGGCTATCAAGTATTTGCCCTCGACCTCTTAGGCTTTGGCGCTTCCGCAAAACCTGCCCTCGATTATTCCCTCGAACTTTGGGAAGAACTACTGCGCGACTTTCATCAAGAACTCGTCCAACGCCCTGCGATCTTCATCGGTAATTCCATTGGTGCATTGCTGGCTCTGATGTTAGCGGCGAATTCTCCCGAAATTGCGATCGGCGCAGTTCTGCTTAATGCCGCAGGTGGTCTAAATCATCGTCCTGAAGAATTGAATTTGCCTCTGCGCTTAGTGATGGGAGCCTTTGCCAAGTTAGTTAGCTCCGAAGTCACAGGCAAGTTTGTATTTAACCAAGTGCGCCAAAAGCGGAATATTCGCAATTCCCTCCGTCAGGTCTATCGCAATCATCAAGCGATCGATGATGACTTAGTCGATATGCTCTATCAACCATCCTGTGATGAAGGCGCACAAAAGGTCTTTGCCTCCATTCTCACCGCTCCTGCGGGGCCTCGCACTTCCGATCTTTTAGCCAAGATCGAAAAGCCCTTACTAGTACTGTGGGGTGATGCCGATCCTTGGACTCCGATCAATGGCGCAAAGGTCTATCAAGAAGCAAGTAAAACCAAAGATATTCAACTCATTCCTATTCCCAATACAGGACATTGCCCCCACGACGATCGCCCTGAAATTGTCAATGCTCTGGTAATTCACTGGCTACAAAAATTACTCTAA